GGTGTATTTGAAGTGCTTGCCGATCCTGTTGAGTTTGCAAAGGTCTATATTGACCATGATACACATACGGTGGCTTGGCCGGGTGAAATTGATCTGTGTCCTGATACATTATATGAAGAAGTGCAAAGCCAACAGAAAGCCGCGTGACTCGGCGTATGAGTGAAATCTTGGTGTTTGGTGTTTCGAGACTTGAGAGGCTGTCTCATAATCACAAAAATTCAAATCGTCAAGAAACTCACGAAGTGAGGATTAGCAGGAAAGGGCTTCCCAGAAGTGTAATGACATCTGAGACCTGCCGATAACGCTAATTCTGTTCGAT
This window of the Armatimonadota bacterium genome carries:
- a CDS encoding DUF2442 domain-containing protein; amino-acid sequence: MHKAVLVEPLTEYRLRLSFDDGLTGEVDLSNMVGKGVFEVLADPVEFAKVYIDHDTHTVAWPGEIDLCPDTLYEEVQSQQKAA